AGTCTTGCGGTTCAGGGGAGTGGCGGCGGCGGTTCGATGTTTTAGGAGCGGCGGCATTGTCTCCATTCCTGCCCGATGGCCTCCGCCTGGTGCAAGGGGAGGGAAGCGATCGGAGCCGTCCCCTGGCCTGGCCCCGGCGGCCCGCTAACAATAGCGCACACGCAGGAGTCTAGCCGCCCAGAGTCACGAGGGGGAAGGCATGCGCAAGCCGCGACGCTTACCGCTGGAACAGTTGGCCGAGTACGAATGGCGGATGCCGTGGCGCGTACCCCGCGGCTGCCGATTGGATGAGCGGGGGTTGGCCCTGGTGGCAGGGGAAAGAACCCCGAAGCAAGGCGAGTCCGGCAGGGCGGCCAGCGGAATCGAGCGGCCCGCCCCCATCGATTGGACAGCCCTCTTCGGGAACGATCATCCCGTGGAGATCGAAGTCGGGATGGGCAAGGGGCAATTCCTGGTGATGGCGGCGTTGCAGCGGCCGGAGGTCAATTTCTTCGGTATCGAAGTGGTGCGGAAGTATCAGTTGTACGCGGCGACGCGCTGTGCCATCCGGCAGTTGCGCAATGTCCGGACGGCCTGTGCCGATGCCCGTTGGGTGCTGCATTTTTTCGTGCCGGGAGCTAGCGTGCAGGCGGTGCATGTCTATTTTCCGGACCCGTGGTGGAAAGCCCGGCATCAAAAACGGCGGCTGTTTACCGCGGAGTTTGTTCAGGACGTGGCCCGCGTCCTGCGTCCGGGAGGAGAGCTGCGCATCGCCACCGATGTCGAGGAATACTTCGCGCTCATGTGTGAAACAGTTCAAGCTGGGGGCGCCTTCGAGACGGTGCAATGCGGTCAGGACGTCACCACCCCGCCGGAGTGGCAGACCAATTTCGAGAAGAAGGCACGGGCGAGGGGAAGCCCCATCTGGCGGGCGGTGTTTCGCCGCCGCGGGGCAGATGCAGAGTCAGGGGTAAAGTCTATTTCCGAGAGCCCGCCGGCTCCATGAAGCGCGGATGGTCCCATTCCACGGTCTCACCGCCTCCGGTCCAGAGAGAACCGGCGATGTCGCCCAGGAAAACGGCGGGGTGAGAGGCGTTACTTGCGGGCAGCTTTGAGCGCCAAGGCCGGTCCACCGGCGGCAGCCTGAGCGGCGGCATCACAGCAGGCGGAGCAGTCGATTTCGCAGAGGGGGCAGCCGTCACAGGCCACGGCGCAAGCGGAGCAAGGCTGGCTGCAACAGGTGGCCGAGGCAGCGGGCGGCAAAGCACAGCAGGAGGCACTCAGCGTCGGCTTGGTGCAGCAGGCGGGCATCTCCGGTGTGCTGGCGGAACCCGACGAAAAGAACGCCGCAATCGGGCAGCCGCCGTCGCAGGTGCTGCACAGGTTGTACTGATAAATGC
The Thermogemmata fonticola DNA segment above includes these coding regions:
- the trmB gene encoding tRNA (guanosine(46)-N7)-methyltransferase TrmB, coding for MRKPRRLPLEQLAEYEWRMPWRVPRGCRLDERGLALVAGERTPKQGESGRAASGIERPAPIDWTALFGNDHPVEIEVGMGKGQFLVMAALQRPEVNFFGIEVVRKYQLYAATRCAIRQLRNVRTACADARWVLHFFVPGASVQAVHVYFPDPWWKARHQKRRLFTAEFVQDVARVLRPGGELRIATDVEEYFALMCETVQAGGAFETVQCGQDVTTPPEWQTNFEKKARARGSPIWRAVFRRRGADAESGVKSISESPPAP